A stretch of [Clostridium] scindens DNA encodes these proteins:
- the proS gene encoding proline--tRNA ligase: MAKEKKLVESITPRDEDFAQWYTDVVREAELCDYSSVKGCLNYLPNGYAIWELIQADLDKRFKETGVENVYLPTLIPESLLEKEADHIEGFAPEVAWVTHGGMERLQERLCIRPTSETLFCDLWAKTVQSYRDLPKVWNQWNTVLRWEKTTRPFLRSREFLWQEGHTIHATYEEAEERTIQMLHVYEDCYKETLAIPFVSGRKAEHEKFAGAQDTYTIEALMHDGKALQSATSHFFGSGFPDAFGIKYVDKNNQLQSVYETSWGWSTRSIGALIMVHGDDSGLVLPPHVAPVECRIIPIAQHKEGVLDRSFALLDELKKAGYRVKIDDSDKSTGWKFSEQEMLGIPTRIEIGPKDIEKNQVVVVRRDNREKIVVSLDEIAVKLRDILEQEQQDMYDRANEFLQGHIDTATTMDEMVEKFKANRGFVKACWCGDPECEGEVKYATGGAATRCLIEDEEMISDKCIWCGKPAKHMAYWGKSY, translated from the coding sequence ATGGCAAAGGAAAAGAAATTAGTTGAAAGCATCACGCCACGTGATGAGGATTTCGCGCAATGGTACACAGATGTGGTACGCGAGGCCGAACTCTGCGATTATTCAAGCGTAAAGGGATGCCTGAACTACCTGCCTAATGGCTACGCAATCTGGGAACTGATCCAGGCGGATCTTGACAAGCGTTTTAAAGAGACCGGGGTAGAGAATGTATACCTCCCAACTTTGATTCCAGAGAGCCTTTTGGAAAAAGAAGCGGATCATATCGAAGGATTCGCTCCGGAAGTAGCATGGGTTACACATGGCGGTATGGAAAGACTACAGGAAAGATTATGCATCCGTCCTACATCAGAGACGCTGTTCTGTGATTTGTGGGCAAAGACGGTTCAGTCATATAGAGATCTTCCAAAGGTATGGAATCAGTGGAATACCGTACTGCGCTGGGAGAAGACAACAAGACCTTTCCTTCGTTCAAGAGAATTCTTATGGCAGGAAGGCCACACAATCCATGCAACATATGAAGAGGCAGAGGAACGCACGATCCAGATGCTTCATGTATACGAAGACTGCTACAAGGAGACGCTTGCGATACCATTCGTATCCGGAAGAAAGGCAGAGCATGAGAAGTTTGCCGGAGCACAGGATACGTACACCATTGAAGCGCTGATGCATGACGGAAAAGCCCTGCAGTCCGCAACCAGCCATTTCTTCGGAAGCGGATTCCCGGATGCGTTCGGAATCAAGTATGTGGATAAGAACAACCAGCTTCAGAGCGTATATGAGACATCCTGGGGATGGTCTACAAGAAGTATCGGCGCCCTTATCATGGTTCATGGCGATGACAGCGGACTGGTGCTTCCGCCTCATGTGGCTCCTGTAGAATGCCGGATCATCCCGATCGCACAGCACAAAGAAGGCGTGCTGGACAGATCTTTTGCACTGCTGGATGAACTTAAGAAGGCTGGATACAGAGTGAAGATCGATGACTCTGATAAGAGTACAGGATGGAAATTCTCTGAGCAGGAGATGCTGGGAATTCCTACTCGTATCGAGATCGGACCGAAGGATATTGAGAAGAACCAGGTGGTCGTTGTCCGCCGTGATAACCGTGAAAAGATCGTCGTATCCTTGGATGAGATTGCAGTGAAGCTGCGCGACATCTTAGAGCAGGAGCAGCAGGATATGTATGACAGGGCGAATGAGTTCCTTCAGGGCCACATCGATACTGCTACAACCATGGATGAAATGGTTGAGAAGTTCAAGGCTAACCGTGGATTTGTCAAGGCTTGCTGGTGTGGAGATCCAGAATGCGAAGGCGAAGTGAAGTACGCCACAGGCGGAGCGGCAACCAGATGTCTGATCGAAGATGAGGAAATGATTTCCGATAAATGTATCTGGTGTGGAAAGCCGGCCAAGCATATGGCATACTGGGGCAAATCCTACTAG